A stretch of the Sulfolobales archaeon genome encodes the following:
- a CDS encoding ZPR1-type zinc finger protein produces MSSTEILLEIPIDDPQCGAGGIMRVMRRRDPIAGDQISIAIICPEPGYKYFEEIPENVGEEKMVIIEVNSPNDLSRKFLKSKDATIYIPEIGLVSTPRSAAVDEITTVDGLLEKYVDHLEPLCDETENPERCREVVEWMKRAMRGEERFTLIIEDPSGRSRELDIKI; encoded by the coding sequence TTGTCATCCACAGAGATCTTATTAGAGATCCCAATAGATGATCCTCAGTGCGGGGCTGGAGGTATAATGAGGGTTATGCGGAGAAGAGATCCGATTGCTGGGGATCAGATCTCTATAGCTATCATATGTCCTGAGCCGGGCTATAAATATTTTGAGGAGATACCAGAGAATGTTGGTGAGGAGAAAATGGTTATAATCGAGGTTAACAGCCCTAATGATCTATCGAGGAAGTTTTTAAAGTCAAAAGATGCTACAATATATATCCCTGAGATAGGCCTTGTAAGCACCCCTAGATCTGCAGCCGTAGATGAAATAACAACTGTTGATGGGCTTCTAGAAAAATACGTAGATCATCTAGAGCCTTTGTGTGATGAGACAGAGAATCCTGAGAGATGCCGTGAGGTGGTTGAGTGGATGAAAAGGGCTATGAGGGGCGAAGAAAGGTTTACATTGATAATAGAGGATCCTTCGGGCAGATCAAGAGAGCTTGATATAAAAATATAA
- a CDS encoding helix-turn-helix domain-containing protein, with product MVSQHVIDDVARRIAGDIVWSNDISMGLRKWREIFGASKGDIAKLMGVSQSVISDYEKGRRSPGAKFIRRYVESLIRFDAMRGYQTVKNLARSFSLNIEAVLDAREFEVPMGIDTLVTRVKGILLNATYKHRELYGYTIIDSIKAISSLSGNEFWQIMGMTSERALIFTKVTTGRSPMIAVRVAPIKPASVVLHGTKRVDPLAIYLAEAEGIPLILSTAESVEEIINGLRSYTQYSY from the coding sequence ATGGTATCCCAACACGTTATAGATGACGTGGCGAGAAGAATAGCTGGGGATATTGTGTGGAGTAACGACATTTCTATGGGGCTTAGGAAGTGGAGAGAGATCTTTGGCGCATCTAAGGGCGACATAGCGAAGCTGATGGGAGTATCTCAGAGCGTTATAAGCGACTATGAAAAGGGTAGGAGAAGCCCTGGTGCTAAGTTTATTAGAAGATATGTTGAGAGCCTAATCAGGTTTGATGCTATGAGGGGCTATCAAACTGTAAAAAACCTCGCTAGATCTTTCAGCCTTAATATAGAAGCCGTCCTCGATGCGAGGGAGTTCGAGGTTCCCATGGGGATAGATACGCTTGTAACGAGGGTGAAGGGTATATTGTTGAATGCAACATATAAACATAGAGAGCTCTACGGCTATACAATAATAGACTCGATAAAAGCGATCTCAAGCCTCTCAGGCAATGAATTCTGGCAGATAATGGGGATGACGTCGGAGAGAGCGCTAATATTCACAAAAGTCACCACCGGAAGATCACCGATGATCGCTGTGAGGGTTGCTCCGATAAAGCCTGCTTCGGTAGTTCTTCATGGAACAAAAAGAGTGGATCCTCTAGCAATATATCTAGCAGAGGCTGAGGGAATACCCCTCATACTATCTACAGCTGAAAGCGTTGAGGAAATAATAAATGGTTTAAGAAGTTATACACAATACTCCTATTAA
- a CDS encoding malate dehydrogenase: protein MIAIIGAGRVGTAAAMYISMMEIDDIVLIDVIKGRPQGEALDLAHALSILGKSVSVYGSNDYRDISGADLVLITAGFPRGPGMTREELVAKNAEVVIEIAKNILEYAPNAVNIITTNPLDSMVYLLYKVSGLPRERVIGFSGVLDAGRMRYYISKKLSISPASIEAIVIGQHGEKMLPLPRLSTVMGKPLSEMLSRQDIEEITRETIQAGAKIIELRGYSSSYGPGAGLAIMAEAIKKDQNKVFLASACLEGEYGYRDVCVSVPVILGRGGIKKILELPLTDEERKMLDESVNAIKANIEQIPPKYLQRIK from the coding sequence TTGATTGCAATAATAGGTGCTGGCAGGGTTGGCACTGCTGCAGCTATGTACATATCTATGATGGAGATCGATGATATAGTATTAATAGATGTGATCAAGGGAAGGCCTCAGGGGGAAGCTCTAGATCTAGCCCATGCCCTCTCTATATTAGGGAAAAGCGTATCTGTTTATGGATCTAATGATTATAGGGATATAAGCGGTGCTGATCTAGTGCTTATAACAGCGGGATTCCCTAGAGGCCCGGGTATGACAAGGGAGGAGTTGGTGGCTAAGAATGCTGAGGTTGTTATCGAAATAGCTAAGAATATATTAGAGTATGCGCCAAATGCTGTAAATATAATAACGACTAATCCTTTAGACTCTATGGTCTATCTTCTCTATAAAGTATCTGGCCTTCCTAGAGAGAGGGTTATAGGCTTTAGCGGGGTGCTAGATGCTGGGAGGATGAGATACTATATATCTAAGAAGCTCTCGATATCACCTGCATCTATCGAGGCTATAGTTATTGGGCAACACGGGGAAAAGATGCTTCCCCTACCAAGGCTTTCAACTGTCATGGGTAAACCTCTGAGTGAGATGCTGAGCAGGCAGGACATAGAGGAGATCACTAGGGAGACCATACAAGCTGGGGCAAAGATCATAGAGCTTAGAGGATATAGCTCTAGCTATGGACCTGGAGCGGGTCTAGCAATAATGGCTGAGGCTATTAAGAAGGATCAGAACAAGGTATTCCTCGCAAGCGCCTGCTTAGAGGGAGAATATGGGTATAGAGATGTATGTGTAAGCGTCCCAGTAATACTAGGTAGAGGTGGTATTAAAAAGATATTAGAACTCCCACTCACAGATGAAGAGAGGAAGATGCTCGATGAAAGTGTAAATGCTATTAAAGCTAATATTGAACAGATACCACCTAAATATCTCCAGAGGATTAAGTAG
- the infB gene encoding translation initiation factor IF-2, with protein MVEAKKLRSPIVVVLGHVDHGKTTLLDKIRGTAVTKKEPGEMTQHVGASFVPTHVIDFIAEPLKKFIRFRLRIPGLLFIDTPGHEAFANLRRRGGSIADLAVLVIDVTDGVKPQTVESVEILKERNVPFIIAANKIDKIPGWRSEENSSFMENSRKQDRKALDTLDRAIYTIVGSLAGLGIDAERFDRVRDFRKVVPIVPVSAKTGEGIPELLAVLAGIAQQFLEERLRYAEGPARGVVLEVKEEPGLGVTIDSIIYDGIIRRGDIIVLGGFEGPIITKVRALLLPKPLDEMRAPTDRFTPVEEVYAAAGVKIAAPNLEKAIAGSPILVATNEEEASKLASRVVEELGSVRIFSQETIGVVVKADTLGTLEALTSMLKRRGVKIRIADVGPLTKREAIEASIVAKEDRYLGVALLFNVGINPDAEEIIRAQGVKIFSGNIIYRLVEDYMKWVDEEKKRERERELDKLVRPGKIRIIPGYIFRRSDPAIVGVEVLGGVIKPGYPLMRYDGRSLGHIMQIQDTGKPIQIARTGMSVAISIRGDILIGRHVEEGDIIYTDIPENHVEELVNRFSQDLSDDELLTLKEIVEIKRKINKMFAASAYLKLQQMLSRRSSK; from the coding sequence ATGGTGGAGGCTAAGAAGCTGAGGTCACCTATAGTTGTTGTATTAGGCCACGTAGATCATGGGAAGACTACTTTGCTAGATAAGATCAGAGGTACAGCTGTAACTAAGAAGGAGCCTGGAGAGATGACACAGCATGTGGGGGCGAGCTTCGTGCCAACCCATGTTATAGACTTTATTGCAGAGCCTCTTAAAAAGTTTATAAGGTTTAGACTTAGGATACCTGGGCTTCTCTTTATAGATACCCCTGGTCATGAGGCGTTTGCCAATCTAAGACGTAGAGGTGGATCTATAGCGGATCTAGCTGTTCTTGTGATAGATGTGACAGACGGTGTTAAGCCCCAGACCGTAGAGAGCGTTGAGATATTGAAGGAGAGGAATGTACCCTTTATAATTGCTGCTAACAAGATCGATAAGATCCCTGGGTGGAGGTCTGAGGAGAACTCCAGCTTCATGGAGAACTCTAGAAAACAAGATAGAAAAGCGCTTGACACGCTTGATAGAGCAATATACACCATTGTCGGCAGCCTAGCAGGGCTTGGCATAGATGCGGAGAGATTCGATAGGGTAAGGGACTTCAGAAAGGTGGTTCCGATAGTCCCTGTATCGGCAAAGACGGGAGAGGGGATCCCAGAGCTTCTAGCAGTATTAGCAGGGATCGCACAGCAATTCCTCGAGGAGAGGCTAAGATATGCTGAGGGCCCTGCAAGAGGTGTGGTGCTTGAGGTTAAAGAGGAGCCTGGCCTAGGTGTGACCATAGATTCAATAATATATGATGGGATTATAAGAAGAGGCGATATAATTGTTCTAGGAGGCTTCGAAGGACCTATAATAACTAAGGTTAGGGCTCTCCTACTACCAAAGCCCCTGGATGAGATGAGGGCTCCAACAGATAGATTCACACCGGTTGAGGAGGTATATGCTGCTGCAGGTGTTAAGATAGCTGCTCCAAACCTTGAAAAAGCAATAGCGGGATCCCCTATCTTAGTTGCTACCAATGAGGAAGAGGCTAGCAAGCTAGCGTCGAGGGTGGTGGAGGAGCTGGGATCTGTGAGGATATTCTCTCAGGAGACAATAGGTGTTGTTGTTAAAGCCGATACTCTGGGCACCCTTGAGGCTCTAACATCAATGCTTAAGAGGAGGGGTGTTAAAATAAGGATTGCCGATGTAGGGCCCTTAACAAAGAGAGAGGCTATAGAGGCTTCAATAGTAGCTAAAGAAGATAGATACTTAGGCGTAGCGCTTCTATTCAACGTTGGTATTAACCCAGATGCCGAGGAGATTATAAGGGCCCAAGGAGTTAAGATCTTCTCGGGAAACATTATATATAGACTCGTTGAGGACTATATGAAATGGGTTGATGAGGAGAAGAAGAGGGAGAGGGAGAGAGAGCTCGATAAACTTGTTAGGCCTGGTAAGATAAGGATAATACCTGGATATATATTTAGAAGAAGCGATCCAGCAATTGTTGGGGTGGAGGTGCTGGGAGGGGTTATAAAGCCCGGATATCCCCTCATGAGATACGATGGAAGGAGCTTGGGACATATAATGCAGATCCAAGACACAGGAAAACCGATCCAGATAGCGAGAACGGGTATGTCAGTAGCAATATCCATTAGGGGAGATATACTTATAGGAAGACATGTGGAAGAGGGAGACATAATATATACAGATATACCGGAGAACCATGTGGAAGAGCTTGTAAATAGATTCTCACAAGATCTTAGCGATGATGAATTGCTAACCTTAAAGGAGATCGTAGAGATTAAGAGGAAGATAAATAAGATGTTCGCTGCCTCAGCATATCTTAAGCTACAGCAAATGTTAAGCAGAAGATCTTCTAAATAA
- a CDS encoding M1 family aminopeptidase, whose amino-acid sequence MKGLSLKVGRDFVFPGYEPRYAREYWFLIRHADIYIKTDVYSRSFSGRVVHKVELLDERGYLELDAVDLAIKEVYLDGSPAEYTYDGSKLYVEIPRSCLKKQFSVEIVYSAKPVKGLHFVIPRSGNDYPQVWSQGEAEDTRYWIPIYDYPNMRLTWTLVAEVPEVFTVISNGDLVSVDDAGNGYRRWKYRMDYPMPPYLIALAIGVFDEMEDSVDGIRLRYLVPRGLKAIAMNTFSKTPDMIRFFSEYLGYRYPYNSYTQVCLKEFIVGGMENVTATFLTEWTLHDDIAHKEFSSDPLVAHELAHQWFGDLVTCKDWSNIWLNESFATYLEALYTRKDKGEEEFIYELYGNLKSYLEEYKRYSRPIVMRIYKDPDELFDSHSYPKGALVLHTLKNIVGEERFRLALKTYLERYRFKNADTEDLRKVFEEISGRDLEWFFDQYVYSSGHPVVKVKSTYDYKERVLRISLKQEQGQDSLEVYRIPVRLLIRYRGGVIEKTVLMDSREKTVFIDLEEPPLYVCPNPDFDVFAVFDVEDDVEILGNMIGDPHVYCRLLAVEALSKKSGSRVVEILSEAIEKERFWGVQAEIARALGRVGGEYAKKALLSALKKISNPRAKRAVVEALGSFIGDEEVAKALLEVLSNPSETYYVRASAASSLGKTRVRWAYAELIKYLDTPSHVEIITRGVIQGLANLGGEDSLKIIMRYLEQDRHTMVRVAAANALGKFPGRREVIEKLIEIVRRDPSHRVRIAAISAMEELKYPDFIEVLIEVAEKDPIGFVRRRAREASKRIKDHMEKGVEYKHLREELEKLREESRRIIEKIERFEAKGIGG is encoded by the coding sequence TTGAAGGGTCTCTCGCTAAAGGTGGGTAGGGATTTTGTGTTTCCAGGCTATGAACCGAGATATGCTCGAGAATATTGGTTCTTGATCCGCCATGCAGATATCTATATAAAAACCGATGTGTATTCGAGAAGCTTTAGCGGTAGGGTTGTCCATAAGGTAGAGCTTCTAGATGAGAGGGGCTATCTAGAGCTAGACGCAGTTGATCTAGCTATAAAGGAGGTATATCTAGATGGCTCTCCAGCTGAATACACATATGATGGATCCAAGCTCTATGTGGAGATCCCGAGAAGCTGTCTTAAAAAGCAGTTTAGCGTTGAGATAGTATATAGTGCTAAACCTGTAAAGGGGCTTCACTTCGTAATTCCGAGGAGCGGGAATGATTATCCGCAGGTTTGGAGTCAGGGGGAGGCCGAGGATACTAGATATTGGATCCCAATATATGATTACCCCAATATGAGGTTGACATGGACATTAGTGGCAGAGGTTCCCGAGGTATTTACTGTTATAAGCAATGGGGATCTAGTGTCTGTGGATGATGCTGGTAACGGCTATAGGAGGTGGAAATATAGAATGGATTATCCAATGCCTCCATATCTAATAGCGCTAGCAATAGGGGTTTTTGATGAGATGGAAGATAGCGTTGACGGTATAAGGCTTAGATATCTAGTCCCAAGGGGTTTAAAGGCAATCGCTATGAACACATTTTCTAAGACGCCAGATATGATTAGATTCTTCAGTGAGTATCTAGGCTATAGATATCCGTATAACTCCTATACCCAAGTATGTCTGAAAGAGTTTATAGTAGGGGGTATGGAGAATGTAACAGCCACATTCCTTACAGAGTGGACGCTTCACGATGATATAGCCCACAAGGAATTCTCCTCAGATCCCCTCGTAGCCCATGAGCTGGCCCACCAATGGTTTGGAGATCTTGTCACCTGCAAGGATTGGAGCAATATCTGGCTTAACGAGAGCTTTGCAACCTATCTAGAGGCTCTATACACTAGGAAGGATAAGGGGGAGGAGGAATTTATATACGAGCTATATGGGAATTTAAAATCATATCTGGAGGAGTATAAGAGATACTCAAGACCTATAGTTATGAGGATATATAAAGATCCTGATGAGCTGTTTGACTCACACTCATATCCTAAGGGCGCATTGGTGCTTCACACCCTTAAAAACATAGTTGGGGAGGAGAGATTTAGGCTCGCGTTGAAGACATATCTAGAAAGGTATAGGTTTAAGAACGCGGATACAGAGGATCTTAGGAAGGTGTTTGAGGAGATCAGTGGAAGGGATCTTGAGTGGTTCTTCGATCAATATGTATATAGCTCTGGCCACCCAGTTGTGAAGGTGAAGAGCACATATGACTATAAGGAAAGGGTGCTTAGAATCTCGCTGAAGCAGGAGCAGGGACAGGATAGCCTCGAGGTATATAGAATACCGGTGAGACTCTTGATCAGATACCGAGGAGGGGTTATTGAGAAGACAGTGCTCATGGATAGTAGGGAGAAGACAGTATTTATAGATCTTGAAGAGCCTCCCCTCTATGTATGTCCTAACCCTGATTTCGATGTATTCGCTGTCTTCGATGTCGAGGATGATGTAGAGATCCTTGGGAACATGATCGGAGATCCACATGTATATTGTAGATTATTAGCTGTTGAGGCTCTCTCCAAAAAATCTGGGTCGAGGGTTGTTGAGATCCTATCAGAGGCTATTGAGAAAGAGAGGTTTTGGGGTGTTCAGGCCGAGATTGCAAGGGCACTAGGTAGGGTCGGAGGTGAATATGCTAAGAAGGCTCTTCTCTCAGCACTCAAGAAGATCAGTAATCCCAGGGCTAAAAGGGCTGTGGTAGAGGCTTTAGGAAGCTTCATAGGCGATGAAGAGGTTGCGAAAGCCTTGCTAGAGGTTCTTAGCAATCCATCTGAAACCTATTATGTTAGGGCTTCAGCAGCATCCTCTCTAGGAAAGACAAGGGTTAGATGGGCCTATGCCGAGCTGATCAAATACCTCGATACCCCTAGCCATGTGGAGATCATAACTAGAGGGGTTATACAAGGGTTAGCAAACCTTGGTGGTGAAGATAGCCTAAAGATTATAATGAGGTATTTGGAGCAGGATAGGCACACAATGGTGAGAGTTGCGGCTGCAAATGCTCTAGGGAAGTTCCCTGGAAGGAGGGAGGTTATTGAGAAGCTGATAGAGATAGTGAGGAGAGATCCTAGCCATAGGGTGAGGATAGCAGCTATATCAGCTATGGAGGAACTCAAGTACCCAGACTTTATAGAGGTTCTTATTGAGGTTGCGGAGAAAGATCCCATAGGCTTTGTTAGAAGAAGGGCTAGAGAGGCTTCTAAGCGGATCAAGGATCATATGGAGAAGGGTGTTGAGTACAAGCATCTAAGGGAGGAGCTTGAGAAGCTGAGGGAGGAGAGTAGAAGGATCATAGAGAAGATCGAGAGGTTCGAGGCAAAGGGTATCGGTGGTTAG
- a CDS encoding sugar phosphate nucleotidyltransferase has translation MQLVILAGGKGERLKPITDTRPKPMVIVAGKTLIQRLFEAGYHSGIRKFIVVTGYMGDLLSKHVKDLASSLGVDVEIARQKEERGSGDALATASSYITEDSVVVYGDLFVEDRVIKMVVNSQTPLIVGVNHSEPWNYGVILERSGEAVKIMEKPSPAEVKGGALINAGIYRISPDMVRYLDKIQVSPRGEIELTDLVEILYNMGRGFKVISISEEEWIDIGRPWDVLEANRRAIEKISGRAIYGEVEEGAIIKGPVYIARGARVKGHTYIEGPVYIDEDAEIGPGAYLRPYTYIGKGSRIGFSVEIKASVIFEGAKISHLSYVGDSVVCENVNFGAGTIIANLRFDEQPVKVWVKGERINTGRVKLGAFIGGYVKTGVNSSILPGVKVGAYAIIYPGVVVSKDVEYGGVVKSSI, from the coding sequence ATGCAGCTGGTGATCTTAGCTGGTGGAAAGGGTGAGAGGCTTAAGCCGATAACAGATACTAGGCCAAAGCCCATGGTAATAGTTGCTGGGAAGACGCTGATTCAGAGGCTTTTTGAGGCAGGATATCACAGCGGTATTAGGAAGTTCATAGTGGTAACAGGCTATATGGGTGATCTTCTCTCAAAACACGTTAAAGATCTAGCATCTAGCCTAGGGGTTGATGTAGAGATAGCTAGGCAGAAAGAGGAGAGGGGCAGCGGTGATGCACTCGCAACAGCCTCCAGCTATATCACCGAAGATAGTGTAGTAGTATACGGCGATCTCTTCGTAGAGGATAGAGTTATAAAGATGGTTGTAAACTCCCAAACCCCCCTCATAGTTGGTGTTAACCATAGTGAGCCTTGGAACTATGGCGTTATACTAGAGAGATCGGGGGAGGCTGTTAAAATTATGGAGAAGCCCTCTCCAGCGGAGGTCAAGGGAGGGGCGCTGATCAATGCGGGTATCTATAGAATCTCCCCAGATATGGTGAGATATCTAGATAAGATCCAGGTGTCGCCTAGGGGTGAGATAGAGCTAACAGATCTAGTAGAGATTCTATATAACATGGGTAGAGGGTTTAAGGTTATCAGCATTAGTGAGGAGGAGTGGATTGATATTGGGAGGCCATGGGATGTGCTTGAGGCTAATAGAAGGGCTATAGAGAAGATCAGCGGTAGAGCTATATATGGGGAAGTAGAGGAGGGGGCGATAATTAAGGGCCCTGTATATATAGCTAGAGGAGCTAGGGTTAAGGGGCATACATATATAGAGGGCCCTGTATATATAGATGAAGATGCCGAGATAGGGCCTGGAGCATATCTAAGGCCCTATACATATATAGGGAAGGGCTCTAGGATAGGCTTCTCGGTAGAGATTAAGGCGAGTGTGATATTTGAGGGCGCCAAGATCTCCCATCTAAGCTATGTTGGCGATTCCGTGGTCTGTGAGAATGTTAACTTCGGCGCTGGAACCATAATAGCTAATCTGAGGTTTGATGAACAACCAGTCAAAGTATGGGTTAAGGGGGAGAGGATCAATACTGGAAGGGTTAAGCTTGGCGCCTTTATAGGAGGCTATGTGAAAACAGGTGTTAACTCATCGATCCTACCTGGTGTAAAGGTTGGAGCATATGCGATTATATACCCAGGTGTTGTTGTTTCAAAGGATGTTGAATATGGGGGTGTTGTTAAATCCTCTATATAG
- a CDS encoding thioredoxin family protein, whose amino-acid sequence MAIYYGFKTDFDEYERQALREALTDMRNVVTVKLFLSDRCDFCKQTRRMLETIRDESPEVNGRKLIDLKIYEEEVDTDEIKRYNVKRYPTIILLDGAIKYYGIPAGEEIRAFVETLIRISQGESGLSSETIEGIKKIPGEVVIETIVTPSCPYCPYAVLMANMFAFEAYRAGSKNITSIVVEAYENMDIAQKYAVSSVPSIAINGRVEFIGVPYEDQLLEVLIKRARPRQKARSSENLRNVIREVIKELEEEKKEG is encoded by the coding sequence ATGGCAATATATTATGGCTTTAAAACAGATTTTGACGAATATGAGAGACAGGCATTAAGAGAAGCCCTCACTGATATGAGGAATGTTGTAACTGTGAAGCTCTTTTTAAGCGATCGATGTGATTTTTGTAAGCAGACAAGGCGGATGCTCGAGACAATCAGGGATGAATCTCCGGAGGTTAATGGGAGAAAGCTTATAGATCTAAAGATCTACGAGGAGGAGGTAGATACGGATGAGATAAAGAGATATAATGTGAAGAGATATCCAACGATCATACTCCTTGATGGAGCTATCAAATACTATGGGATCCCCGCTGGTGAGGAGATAAGGGCCTTCGTAGAGACCCTTATAAGGATAAGCCAGGGTGAGAGCGGCCTCAGCTCTGAGACAATAGAAGGGATAAAGAAGATCCCTGGAGAGGTTGTTATAGAGACAATTGTAACGCCCTCATGCCCCTACTGCCCCTATGCAGTTTTAATGGCGAACATGTTTGCATTCGAAGCATATAGAGCTGGGTCTAAGAATATAACTTCAATAGTTGTTGAGGCATATGAGAATATGGATATAGCACAGAAATATGCTGTGAGCTCAGTGCCATCTATAGCTATTAATGGTCGAGTCGAGTTTATAGGCGTCCCATATGAGGATCAATTGCTAGAGGTTTTAATTAAAAGGGCTAGGCCGAGGCAGAAGGCTAGAAGTAGCGAGAATCTGAGGAATGTGATAAGGGAGGTTATTAAGGAGCTCGAGGAAGAAAAGAAAGAGGGCTAA
- a CDS encoding S9 family peptidase, with translation MEEIEVLIRRYLAIRHATSGSYDDIEGAIYYLSDISGEQILWKAIKTPAGYRHEIPIPWERRINSYRLSPTGYIAFSTDIDGDERWSIYIARGNTIKLVSGEDGTINNLGEWSPSGRYLSYSSNLRNSVDFDLYIYDIHTGKPMKIIENDGILSPSRWISDGDLLAVKMYTYQDTDILLIRRSDGSTINLTKHSGEAQNRSPIPIDDRFLIFITNMGEEFTGIAIYDLEKRSWKYIIKEDWDIEAIDYRNGVLAYVVNEDGSSILKLYSFGDGSSREVLRLWGTIDDIDLFSSGAVLSVNAPRYGQEIFVADFSGFLERVTYSPKMGVSEDSFILPEKFVYRSFDNLEIHGLVYKPSRISEEPPPAVIYLHGGPESQERVVFNRIHQALLSLGIAIVAPNYRGSSGYGKSFIHLDDVDKRINAVHDVYYAVEHLSKKGVIDPSRLCVMGGSYGGYLTLMMLSIYPDIWRCGVEIVGIVNLITFIRNTGAWRRRYRIVEYGDPEVHGDIMIKLSPITYVDRIKAPLMVIHGARDPRVPVTEAEQLVEALRSRGKEVRYIRLEDEGHGISKVKNRIRVYSEAVKFIYSHLVERPYSQLSK, from the coding sequence ATGGAGGAGATCGAGGTTCTGATAAGGAGATACTTAGCTATTAGACATGCAACCTCGGGTAGCTACGATGATATCGAAGGAGCTATATATTATCTCAGCGATATATCTGGAGAGCAGATCTTGTGGAAAGCTATTAAAACCCCTGCTGGCTATAGACATGAGATACCCATACCATGGGAGAGAAGGATCAACAGTTATAGGTTATCCCCCACAGGCTATATAGCTTTTTCCACAGATATCGATGGGGATGAGAGATGGTCTATCTACATAGCACGTGGGAATACGATAAAGCTTGTGAGTGGTGAGGATGGAACGATAAATAATCTGGGAGAGTGGAGCCCAAGTGGTAGGTATTTAAGCTATAGCTCTAATTTAAGGAATAGTGTTGACTTCGATCTATATATATATGATATACATACAGGAAAACCCATGAAAATCATAGAGAACGATGGGATATTGAGTCCGTCTAGGTGGATAAGCGATGGGGATCTTCTAGCTGTAAAGATGTATACGTACCAGGATACAGATATTCTTCTAATTAGAAGAAGCGATGGATCTACAATAAATCTTACTAAGCATAGCGGTGAGGCTCAAAATAGAAGCCCGATACCGATAGACGATAGATTCCTTATCTTTATAACAAATATGGGTGAGGAGTTTACAGGGATTGCTATATATGATCTTGAGAAGAGGAGCTGGAAATATATCATTAAAGAGGATTGGGATATTGAGGCGATAGACTATAGAAATGGGGTGCTAGCCTATGTGGTAAATGAGGATGGCTCTAGCATACTCAAATTATATAGCTTTGGGGATGGATCAAGTAGGGAGGTGCTAAGGCTATGGGGAACCATAGACGATATAGATCTTTTCAGCTCTGGGGCTGTGTTATCGGTTAACGCGCCTAGATATGGGCAGGAAATATTTGTAGCAGATTTCTCAGGTTTTCTCGAGAGGGTGACCTATTCACCAAAAATGGGGGTTTCTGAGGATAGCTTTATCTTGCCAGAGAAATTCGTATATAGATCCTTTGATAATCTCGAGATCCATGGGTTAGTATATAAACCCTCTAGGATCTCCGAAGAGCCTCCCCCAGCCGTGATCTATCTACATGGCGGCCCTGAGTCGCAGGAGAGAGTTGTCTTCAACAGGATCCACCAGGCGCTCCTCTCACTCGGTATCGCTATTGTAGCACCTAATTATAGAGGATCCTCTGGTTATGGTAAGAGCTTCATACATCTAGACGACGTTGATAAGAGGATCAACGCTGTTCATGATGTATACTACGCTGTTGAACATCTCTCTAAAAAAGGAGTGATAGATCCTAGTAGGCTTTGCGTTATGGGAGGCTCCTACGGGGGTTACTTAACTCTTATGATGCTATCTATATACCCTGATATATGGAGATGCGGTGTCGAGATTGTAGGGATTGTGAATCTAATCACATTCATAAGGAATACCGGTGCTTGGAGGAGGAGGTATAGAATAGTTGAGTATGGAGACCCCGAGGTTCATGGAGATATCATGATCAAGCTAAGCCCGATAACATATGTAGACAGGATAAAGGCGCCATTAATGGTGATCCATGGGGCGAGAGATCCTAGAGTACCAGTTACCGAGGCTGAACAGCTTGTAGAAGCTCTTAGATCTAGGGGTAAGGAGGTGAGGTATATAAGGCTTGAGGATGAGGGACATGGAATATCGAAGGTTAAAAATAGGATTAGAGTTTACTCCGAAGCAGTTAAATTCATATATAGCCATCTCGTAGAAAGGCCTTATAGCCAACTTTCTAAATAG
- a CDS encoding RpoL/Rpb11 RNA polymerase subunit family protein, producing MSLEILPKIKVEKRTDRELIFTLTGDQHGIPNLISKLAIRKPYVSYAAYIIDHPLTSQPRVVIVTDGTKDPLDVLLEVLEEARQYALSMKREVEEKL from the coding sequence ATGTCTCTAGAAATCCTGCCCAAGATCAAGGTGGAGAAGAGAACAGATAGGGAGTTGATATTCACCCTAACAGGGGATCAACATGGAATACCAAATCTAATATCTAAGCTAGCTATTAGAAAACCCTATGTTAGCTATGCAGCCTATATAATAGATCATCCGCTCACATCACAGCCAAGGGTGGTTATAGTGACAGATGGTACTAAAGATCCTTTGGATGTTTTGCTCGAGGTTTTGGAAGAGGCTAGGCAATACGCCCTCTCCATGAAGAGGGAGGTTGAGGAAAAGCTATAG